The following proteins are co-located in the Myxocyprinus asiaticus isolate MX2 ecotype Aquarium Trade chromosome 44, UBuf_Myxa_2, whole genome shotgun sequence genome:
- the LOC127434661 gene encoding myosin-7-like, which translates to MGDMAMEEFGPAAPFLRKSDKERLEAQTRPFDMKKECFVPDPEVEFVKASITSRDGDKVTVNTEFGKTVTVKEADIHPQNPPKFDKIEDMAMFTFLHEPAVLFNLKERYAAWMIYTYSGLFCVTVNPYKWLPVYNQEVVDAYRGKKRTEAPPHIFSISDNAYQYMLSDRENQSVLITGESGAGKTVNTKRVIQYFASIAAATTGKKDPSAEKKGTLEDQIIQCNPALEAFGNAKTIRNDNSSRFGKFIRIHFGVSGKLASADIETYLLEKSRVTFQLKAERDYHIFYQILSQRKPELLEMLLITNNPYDYNFISQGEIQVTSICDGDELMATDEAFDVLGFTQEEKNSIYKLTGAIMHYGNMKFKQKQREEQAEADGTEDADKISYLMGLNSADLIKGLCHPRVKVGNEWVTKGQSVQQVYYSIGALAKSVYEKMFLWMVIRINQSLETKQPRQYFIGVLDIAGFEIFDFNTFEQLCINFTNEKLQQFFNHHMFVLEQEEYKKEGIEWVFIDFGMDLAACIELIEKPMGIMSILEEECMFPKASDATFKAKLYDNHLGKSNNFQKPRIVKGKPEAHFSLVHYAGTVDYNISNWLVKNKDPLNETVVGLFQKSTLKLLSILFANYASADSDSAGGKGGKGGSKKKGSSFQTVSALHRENLHKLMTNLKSTHPHFVRCLIPNETKTPGAMENPLVMHQLRCNGVLEGIRICRKGFPNRILYGDFKQRYRILNPAAIPEGQFIDNKKGAEKLLGSLDIDHTQYKLGHTKVFFKAGLLGTLEEMRDDRLALIITGIQSVSRGFLSRLEFQKIVDRRDALLVIQWNIRAFMGVKNWPWMKLYFKIKPLLKSAETEKEMANMKEEFIKLKEAFAKTDARRKELEEKMVSMLQEKNDLQLAMQSEQDNLADAEERCEGLIKNKIQGEAKIKELTERLEDEEEMNSELTAKKRKLEDECSELKKDIDDLELTLAKVEKEKHATENKVKNLTEEMAALDEIIVKLTKEKKALQEAHQQTLDDLQSEEDKVNTLTKAKAKLEQQVDDLEGSLEQEKKIRMDLERAKRKLEGDLKLTQESVMDLENDKQQMDERLKKKDFEISQLNSKIEDGQVLDAQLQKKLKELQARIEELEEELEAERAARAKVEKQRADLSRELEEISERLEEAGGATASQIEMNKKREAEFQKLRRDLEEATLQHEATAATLRKKHADSVADLGEQIDNLQRVKQKLEKEKSELRLELDDVVSNMEQLVKAKANLEKMCRTLEDQMSEYRTKSEEGQRTINDFTIQKAKLQTENGELSRQLEEKDSLVSQLTRGKQSYTQQVEDLKRQLEEEVKAKNALAHAVQSSRHDADLLREQYEEEQEAKAELQRSLSKANSEVAQWRTKYETDAIQRTEELEEAKKKLAQRLQDAEEAVEAVNAKCSSLEKTKHRLQNEIEDLMVDVERSNAAAAALDKKQRNFDKVLAEWKQKYEESQTELESAQKEARSLSTELFKLKNSYEESLDHMESMKRENKNLQEEISDLTEQLGESGKSIHELEKVRKQLEQEKQEIQAALEEAEGSLEHEEGKILRAQLEFNQIKADIERKLAEKDEEMEQAKRNQQRMVDTLQSSLESETRSRNEALRLKKKMEGDLNEMEIQLSQANRQAAEAQKQLKGLHGHLKDAQLQLDDALRGNDDLKENIAIVERRNNLLQAELDELRSVVEQTERGRKLAEQELLDVSERVQLLHSQNTSLLNQKKKLEGDNSQLQSEVEEAVQECRNAEEKAKKAITDAAMMAEELKKEQDTSAHLERMKKNMEQTIKDLQHRLDEAEQIAMKGGKKQVQKLEARVRELECELEIEQRKASDSVKGIRKYERRIKELTYQTEEDRKNLSRLQDLVDKLQLKVKSYKRTAEVAEEQANSNLGKFRKIQHELDEAEERADIAESQVNKMRAKSRDTGPKKGADEE; encoded by the exons ATGGGTGATATGGCGATGGAGGAGTTTGGGCCAGCCGCTCCCTTCTTGCGGAAGTCAGATAAGGAGCGTCTGGAGGCCCAGACTCGCCCCTTCGACATGAAGAAAGAATGCTTTGTGCCCGACCCTGAAGTTGAGTTCGTCAAAGCCTCCATCACCAGTAGAGACGGTGACAAAGTCACTGTTAACACTGAGTTTGGGAAG ACAGTAACTGTGAAGGAAGCTGATATTCATCCTCAGAACCCGCCAAAGTTCGATAAAATTGAGGACATGGCGATGTTCACCTTCCTTCACGAGCCAGCTGTGCTGTTTAACCTCAAAGAGCGTTACGCAGCCTGGATGATCTAC ACCTACTCTGGGCTCTTCTGTGTCACTGTAAACCCCTACAAGTGGCTTCCAGTGTACAATCAGGAAGTTGTCGATGCTTACAGAGGAAAGAAACGAACTGAGGCCCCTCCTCACATCTTCTCCATCTCAGACAATGCCTACCAGTACATGTTGTCAG ACAGGGAGAATCAGTCTGTCCTGATCAC TGGAGAATCCGGTGCTGGAAAGACTGTGAACACTAAAAGAGTGATCCAGTACTTTGCGAGCATTGCAGCAGCAACAACCGGCAAGAAGGATCCATCAGCGGAGAAAAAG GGTACTCTGGAAGATCAAATCATTCAGTGTAACCCCGCTCTGGAAGCTTTTGGCAATGCCAAGACCATCAGGAATGATAACTCTTCCAGATTT GGTAAATTTATCCGTATCCATTTCGGAGTAAGTGGAAAGTTAGCTTCTGCTGATATTGAGACTT ATCTTCTGGAGAAGTCTCGTGTCACTTTCCAGCTCAAGGCTGAGAGAGACTaccacattttctatcagatcctGTCTCAGAGAAAACCAGAACTTCTGG AGATGCTGCTCATCACCAACAACCCTTATGACTACAATTTCATCTCCCAAGGAGAGATACAAGTGACCTCAATTTGTGATGGTGACGAGCTGATGGCAACAGAT GAAGCTTTTGATGTGTTGGGCTTCACCCAAGAGGAGAAGAACAGCATCTACAAGCTGACTGGTGCCATCATGCACTACGGCAATATGAAGTTTAAGCAGAAGCAAAGAGAGGAACAGGCAGAGGCTGATGGGACTGAGG ATGCTGACAAAATTTCATATCTGATGGGCCTGAACTCTGCTGACCTCATCAAGGGTTTGTGCCACCCAAGAGTCAAAGTTGGAAATGAATGGGTCACCAAGGGACAAAGTGTCCAGCAG GTGTACTACTCTATTGGTGCTCTGGCAAAGTCAGTGTACGAGAAGATGTTCCTGTGGATGGTTATAAGAATCAACCAATCCCTAGAAACCAAGCAGCCTCGCCAGTACTTCATTGGTGTACTGGACATTGCTGGATTTGAGATCTTTGAT TTCAACACTTTTGAGCAGCTGTGCATCAACTTCACTAATGAGAAGTTGCAGCAGTTCTTCAACCACCACATGTTTGTGCTGGaacaagaggaatacaagaaGGAGGGTATTGAGTGGGTCTTCATTGACTTTGGCATGGACTTGGCGGCTTGCATTGAGCTTATTGAGAAG CCCATGGGTATCATGTCCATCCTTGAAGAGGAGTGCATGTTTCCTAAAGCCAGTGATGCCACATTTAAAGCTAAGCTTTATGACAACCACTTGGGGAAATCAAACAACTTCCAGAAGCCCAGGATTGTCAAGGGTAAACCAGAGGCTCATTTCTCCCTGGTTCACTATGCTGGCACAGTTGACTACAACATTTCAAACTGGCTGGTGAAGAACAAGGATCCTCTTAATGAGACTGTTGTGGGATTGTTCCAGAAGTCCACCTTGAAACTGTTGTCTATACTGTTTGCAAATTACGCTAGTGCTGACT CGGATTCTGCTGGTGGTAAGGGTGGCAAAGGAGGTAGCAAAAAGAAGGGTTCTTCTTTCCAAACAGTGTCAGCCCTCCATAGG GAGAATCTGCACAAGTTGATGACCAATTTGAAGTCAACTCACCCTCACTTTGTGCGCTGCCTGATCCCCAATGAGACAAAGACTCCTGGGGCGATGGAGAATCCTCTGGTCATGCACCAGCTGCGCTGTAACGGTGTGCTGGAGGGCATCAGAATCTGCAGAAAGGGCTTCCCCAACAGGATCCTGTATGGAGATTTCAAGCAACG TTACCGCATCTTAAATCCTGCTGCTATTCCTGAGGGACAGTTCATTGACAACAAGAAGGGTGCAGAAAAACTTCTTGGCTCTCTGGACATTGATCACACACAGTACAAGTTAGGACATACTAAG GTGTTTTTCAAGGCTGGTCTTCTGGGTACACTTGAGGAGATGAGAGACGACCGTCTTGCACTTATTATAACTGGAATTCAGTCAGTGTCTCGTGGTTTTCTATCAAGACTTGAGTTCCAAAAGATTGTTGATCGCAG AGATGCACTGCTTGTGATCCAGTGGAATATACGTGCTTTCATGGGTGTCAAAAATTGGCCCTGGATGAAGCTGTACTTCAAGATCAAACCATTGCTGAAAAGTGCTGAGACTGAGAAAGAGATGGCCAACATGAAGGAGGAATTTATCAAGCTGAAGGAGGCTTTTGCTAAAACTGATGCCCGCAGAAAAGAGCTTGAAGAGAAGATGGTTTCTATGCTCCAAGAGAAGAATGACCTGCAGCTTGCAATGCAGTCT GAACAAGATAATCTTGCAGATGCTGAGGAGAGATGTGAGGGTCTGATCAAGAACAAGATCCAGGGTGAGGCCAAAATCAAAGAGCTGACTGAGAGACTGGAGGATGAAGAGGAAATGAATTCCGAGTTGACGGCAAAGAAGAGAAAGCTGGAGGATGAATGTTCTGAGCTCAAGAAGGACATTGATGATCTGGAGCTCACTCTGGCCAAagtggaaaaagaaaaacatgccacTGAGAACAAG GTTAAGAACCTGACAGAGGAGATGGCAGCTTTGGATGAAATTATTGTCAAGCTGACCAAGGAGAAGAAAGCTCTGCAGGAGGCCCATCAGCAAACGCTGGATgacctccagagtgaggaagaCAAAGTCAACACACTCACCAAAGCCAAAGCCAAGCTGGAGCAACAAGTTGATGAT CTTGAAGGTTCCCTGgaacaagaaaagaaaatacgAATGGATCTTGAGAGAGCTAAAAGAAAGCTTGAGGGTGACTTGAAGTTGACACAAGAGAGTGTGATGGATCTGGAAAATGATAAGCAGCAGATGGATGAGAGGCTAAAGAA AAAAGACTTTGAAATAAGCCAGCTCAACAGCAAGATTGAAGATGGGCAAGTTCTGGATGCTCAACTCCAGAAAAAACTGAAAGAGTTGCAG GCCCGTATTGAAGAGCTTGAAGAAGAGCTGGAGGCTGAGAGAGCTGCTCGAGCCAAAGTTGAAAAGCAGAGGGCAGATCTGTCCAGAGAACTGGAGGAGATCAGTGAGAGGTTAGAGGAAGCTGGTGGTGCCACTGCCTCCCAGATTGAGATGAACAAGAAACGTGAAGCTGAGTTCCAGAAACTGCGCAGAGACCTTGAAGAGGCCACTCTGCAACATGAGGCTACTGCTGCTACACTGAGGAAGAAACATGCAGACAGTGTGGCTGATCTGGGAGAGCAGATTGACAACCTTCAGAGAGTGAAGCAGAAGCTTGAGAAAGAGAAGAGTGAACTCAGACTGGAACTGGATGATGTGGTCTCAAACATGGAGCAGCTTGTCAAGGCGAAG GCAAACCTAGAGAAAATGTGCAGAACTCTGGAAGACCAAATGAGTGAGTACAGAACCAAATCTGAGGAAGGCCAGCGCACAATTAATGATTTCACCATTCAAAAAGCCAAGCTGCAAACTGAGAATG gtgaactttccAGACAGCTAGAAGAGAAAGATTCTTTGGTGTCTCAGCTGACCAGAGGAAAGCAGTCCTACACTCAGCAGGTTGAAGACCTCAAGAGACAACTGGAGGAGGAAGTGAAG GCTAAGAACGCCCTGGCCCATGCAGTGCAGTCTTCTCGCCATGATGCTGATCTGCTGAGGGAGCAGTATGAGGAGGAGCAGGAAGCCAAAGCTGAGCTGCAACGTAGTCTCTCCAAGGCAAACTCTGAGGTGGCTCAGTGGAGAACCAAGTATGAAACTGATGCCATCCAGAGGACTGAAGAGCTGGAGGAAGCAAA GAAGAAGCTGGCTCAGCGCCTCCAAGATGCAGAAGAAGCTGTGGAAGCGGTCAATGCTAAATGCTCATCTCTGGAGAAAACCAAGCACAGGCTCCAGAATGAGATTGAAGATCTCATGGTTGATGTGGAGAGATccaatgctgctgctgctgctctggACAAGAAGCAAAGAAACTTTGATAAA GTCTTGGCTGAGTGGAAGCAGAAGTATGAGGAATCCCAAACTGAACTAGAAAGTGCCCAAAAAGAAGCCAGATCTCTCAGCACTGAACTCTTCAAATTGAAGAACTCTTATGAGGAGTCACTGGACCACATGGAGAGCATGAAGAGGGAGAACAAGAATCTCCAAG AAGAAATCTCTGACCTCACTGAGCAACTTGGTGAGAGTGGGAAGAGTATTCATGAGCTGGAGAAAGTTAGGAAACAGCTGGAGCAGGAGAAACAAGAGATACAAGCTGCCCTGGAGGAGGCAGAG GGTTCCCTTGAACATGAGGAAGGCAAGATCCTTAGAGCTCAGTTGGAATTCAATCAGATTAAAGCTGACATTGAACGCAAGCTGGCTGAGAAAGATGAGGAGATGGAGCAGGCCAAGAGGAACCAGCAGAGAATGGTTGATACCCTTCAGAGCTCACTTGAGTCAGAGACTCGCAGCAGGAATGAAGCCCTCAGACTGAAGAAGAAGATGGAGGGAGACCTCAATGAGATGGAAATTCAGCTCAGCCAGGCGAACAGACAGGCAGCAGAAGCCCAGAAACAACTCAAGGGTCTTCATGGACATCTCAAA GATGCCCAGCTGCAGCTGGACGATGCTCTTCGGGGTAATGATGATCTCAAAGAGAACATCGCCATTGTGGAGAGACGCAACAATCTGCTGCAGGCTgaactggatgagttgagatcaGTGGTGGAACAGACTGAGAGAGGAAGGAAACTGGCTGAGCAGGAACTGCTGGACGTCAGTGAGAGGGTTCAGCTGCTGCATTCTCAG AACACCAGCCTGCTGAATCAGAAGAAGAAGCTGGAGGGAGACAATTCTCAGCTCCAGTCTGAGGTTGAGGAGGCTGTGCAGGAGTGCAGGAATGCTGAGGAAAAAGCCAAGAAAGCCATCACTGATGCTGCCATGATGGCAGAAGAGCTGAAGAAGGAGCAGGACACCAGTGCTCATCTGGAGCGCATGAAGAAGAACATGGAGCAGACCATCAAGGACCTGCAGCACCGTCTAGATGAAGCTGAGCAGATCGCCATGAAGGGAGGCAAGAAGCAGGTCCAGAAACTGGAAGCCAGG GTGAGA